In Gigantopelta aegis isolate Gae_Host chromosome 6, Gae_host_genome, whole genome shotgun sequence, the following are encoded in one genomic region:
- the LOC121376510 gene encoding uncharacterized protein LOC121376510 has protein sequence MKLVLLLSLVIPAVFGLSCPSAYNNPDVVFGNDFTYHTDAMNAAKTAIESQAEAAFSQATSFQSQFFTKQSSVMCTAPTSYQVIPSHRYRWVKHCEPCRPSARHLWRFHGNRCFVIFPRWQQVRVARCSYRRCASPCGGSITKCLPTEWTRVWFYGWCHSNVGSWKAGLSYHYLYLPQDCTCHRKVFYRKGVLAGSIDINRHAFGIKY, from the exons AAACTCGTCTTGTTACTGAGTTTGGTCATCCCGGCAGTGTTTGGTCTTTCGTGCCCCTCTGCCTACAACAACCCCGACGTCGTGTTTGGTAACGACTTCACATACCACACCGATGCCATGAACGCTGCCAAAAC cgCTATAGAAAGCCAGGCAGAAGCCGCCTTTTCGCAAGCTACGAGTTTTCAAAGTCAGTTCTTTACAAAGCAGTCGTCTGTCATGTGTACGGCTCCGACCTCCTACCAGGTAATCCCGTCACATCGCTACCGCTGGGTGAAGCACTGCGAGCCGTGCAGACCGAGCGCCAGACACTTGTGGAGGTTCCACGGTAACAGATGTTTCGTCATCTTCCCGCGATGGCAGCAAGTCAGAGTAGCTCGATGCAG CTACAGGAGGTGTGCCTCGCCCTGTGGTGGCAGCATCACCAAGTGCCTTCCCACCGAGTGGACTCGAGTCTGGTTCTACGGCTGGTGCCACTCTAACGTGGGCAGCTGGAAGGCAGGCCTCAGCTATCACTACCTGTACCTACCCCAGGACTGCACCTGTCACAGGAAGGTCTTCTATCGCAAAGGCGTACTGGCCGGGTCCATCGATATCAACAGGCATGCTTTCGGCATAAAATACTAG
- the LOC121375583 gene encoding arfaptin-2-like isoform X2 gives MNTDSDKSDEGSADEQNPGKMMADTPDIGDNTSFGMTGTPNIASPTEDTSTSQVGAPTISTTNFSDKMCTIQLDPPSEIPTTEGATAKNGSATSNVIWLKKQGPDNRASLSKSLTQATSKMRSIKHWGINTFKCTKQMIAEQMHNSPRTIDPEIKASIETLREKQSRYLQLLNVARALKNHFYCVIQTQRLLGETLMGLVQDTPELEEELTHNSKTQILVANNGDTFLGALNLFISSLDTLCNKTMEDTLMTCKQIQFDAHPRSDINSIILSSPADSDSLQRIEAAKREHEEYKLKYERLKADVAVKMKLLEENKVQVLQRQLMLFQNACATCFTGALTLSQSQPNSEK, from the exons ATGAACACCGATAGCGACAAATCGGATGAAGGGAGCGCGGATGAGCAGAATCCAGGAAAGATGATGGCCGATACTCCTGACATTGGTGACAACACTTCGTTTGGCATGACTGGCACACCCAATATTGCTTCTCCCACTGAGGACACTTCCACCAGCCAAGTCGGAGCACCGACCATCTCTACCACCAACTTCAGTGATAAAATGTGCACTATTCAACTTGATCCACCCAGTGAGATTCCCACCACAGAAGGTGCAACAGCCAAGAATGGATCAG cTACCAGCAATGTGATATGGTTAAAAAAGCAGGGTCCTGATAACAGAGCATCTCTTTCAAAATCTCTCACTCAGGCGACTTCGAAAATGAGGTCAATTAAACATTGGGGCATCAACACATTCAAGTGCACAAAGCAGATGATAGCAGAGCAGATGCACAACTCGCCGAGAACCATTGATCCTGAAATAAAAGCCAGTATAGAGACACTGAGAGAGAAGCAGAGTCGGTACCTTCAGTTACTGAATGTAGCTAGAGCTCTGAAAAACCACTTTTACTGCGTCATTCAGACCCAGCGCCTGCTAGGAGAGACGTTGATGGGTCTTGTGCAAGACACACCTGAGTTAGAGGAGGAACTCACACACAACAGTAAAACGCAGATATTGGTAGCCAATAATGGGGACACTTTCTTAG GTGCTCTCAACTTGTTCATCTCGTCTCTGGACACTCTGTGCAACAAGACTATGGAAGACACACTGATGACATGTAAACA GATCCAGTTTGACGCTCACCCTCGCAGTGACATAAACAGTATAATCCTAAGCAGCCCAGCAGATTCCGATAGTCTTCAGCGAATTGAAGCGGCCAAGAGAGAGCATGAAGAGTATAAACTCAAATACGAAAGACTCAAAGCAGACGTGGCTGTTAAGATGAAACTGTTAGAAGAAAATAAG GTGCAAGTGTTGCAGAGACAGCTGATGTTGTTTCAGAATGCCTGCGCTACGTGTTTCACTGGTGCTCTTACTCTATCACAAAGTCAGCCAAATTCAGAAAAATAA
- the LOC121375583 gene encoding arfaptin-2-like isoform X1, giving the protein MNTDSDKSDEGSADEQNPGKMMADTPDIGDNTSFGMTGTPNIASPTEDTSTSQVGAPTISTTNFSDKMCTIQLDPPSEIPTTEGATAKNGSATSNVIWLKKQGPDNRASLSKSLTQATSKMRSIKHWGINTFKCTKQMIAEQMHNSPRTIDPEIKASIETLREKQSRYLQLLNVARALKNHFYCVIQTQRLLGETLMGLVQDTPELEEELTHNSKTQILVANNGDTFLGALNLFISSLDTLCNKTMEDTLMTCKQYETARIQFDAHPRSDINSIILSSPADSDSLQRIEAAKREHEEYKLKYERLKADVAVKMKLLEENKVQVLQRQLMLFQNACATCFTGALTLSQSQPNSEK; this is encoded by the exons ATGAACACCGATAGCGACAAATCGGATGAAGGGAGCGCGGATGAGCAGAATCCAGGAAAGATGATGGCCGATACTCCTGACATTGGTGACAACACTTCGTTTGGCATGACTGGCACACCCAATATTGCTTCTCCCACTGAGGACACTTCCACCAGCCAAGTCGGAGCACCGACCATCTCTACCACCAACTTCAGTGATAAAATGTGCACTATTCAACTTGATCCACCCAGTGAGATTCCCACCACAGAAGGTGCAACAGCCAAGAATGGATCAG cTACCAGCAATGTGATATGGTTAAAAAAGCAGGGTCCTGATAACAGAGCATCTCTTTCAAAATCTCTCACTCAGGCGACTTCGAAAATGAGGTCAATTAAACATTGGGGCATCAACACATTCAAGTGCACAAAGCAGATGATAGCAGAGCAGATGCACAACTCGCCGAGAACCATTGATCCTGAAATAAAAGCCAGTATAGAGACACTGAGAGAGAAGCAGAGTCGGTACCTTCAGTTACTGAATGTAGCTAGAGCTCTGAAAAACCACTTTTACTGCGTCATTCAGACCCAGCGCCTGCTAGGAGAGACGTTGATGGGTCTTGTGCAAGACACACCTGAGTTAGAGGAGGAACTCACACACAACAGTAAAACGCAGATATTGGTAGCCAATAATGGGGACACTTTCTTAG GTGCTCTCAACTTGTTCATCTCGTCTCTGGACACTCTGTGCAACAAGACTATGGAAGACACACTGATGACATGTAAACAGTATGAAACAGCCAG GATCCAGTTTGACGCTCACCCTCGCAGTGACATAAACAGTATAATCCTAAGCAGCCCAGCAGATTCCGATAGTCTTCAGCGAATTGAAGCGGCCAAGAGAGAGCATGAAGAGTATAAACTCAAATACGAAAGACTCAAAGCAGACGTGGCTGTTAAGATGAAACTGTTAGAAGAAAATAAG GTGCAAGTGTTGCAGAGACAGCTGATGTTGTTTCAGAATGCCTGCGCTACGTGTTTCACTGGTGCTCTTACTCTATCACAAAGTCAGCCAAATTCAGAAAAATAA